A genomic stretch from Elusimicrobiota bacterium includes:
- the dprA gene encoding DNA-protecting protein DprA, which yields MMELLKSVNERRAQFWLHQSGLSAGAARRIIELSGSAEAVLSKSPLSFSGLGLAGADSAALVDFFSGERKRREWDKVYEAAIRGGWRFLCGDELTAAFPGIDERDRPLGCWVRGTINFPFDRPAAALVGARQATPYGLAVAEKLADFLARRGVIVVSGLAYGIDAAAHRAAIAGGGVTAAFLGTGPDIFYPQSNRALQNRDIPQSGLVCSEYPWGTGPQRGHFPRRNRLIAGCSSVVVVIEGDEDSGALITARWAAVMGKDVFAVPGSIFSRMSRGPNRLIKEGAVPLTDFENLINEASGLEAAVVLRSPAQSSSEAPRAARLTAAASALLGQLRPDGTGLDVLLAGTGLAIEEAMPALLELEMKGLVRSGPGGYVPVDDGRARG from the coding sequence ATGATGGAATTGCTCAAGAGCGTGAACGAGCGCAGGGCTCAATTTTGGCTTCATCAGAGCGGGCTTTCCGCCGGGGCCGCGCGGCGAATCATTGAATTGTCCGGTAGCGCCGAAGCGGTTTTATCCAAGAGTCCGCTTTCTTTTTCCGGTTTGGGTTTAGCCGGGGCTGATTCGGCCGCCTTGGTCGATTTTTTTTCCGGCGAGCGCAAACGCCGCGAGTGGGACAAAGTTTATGAGGCGGCCATCCGCGGCGGTTGGCGTTTTTTATGCGGCGACGAATTAACGGCGGCTTTTCCCGGGATCGATGAGCGCGACCGGCCGCTCGGGTGCTGGGTTCGCGGAACCATCAATTTTCCGTTCGACCGTCCGGCCGCGGCTTTGGTGGGTGCGCGTCAAGCCACGCCTTACGGCTTGGCCGTCGCTGAGAAGCTGGCGGATTTTCTGGCGCGCCGGGGCGTTATTGTCGTCAGCGGCTTGGCCTACGGCATTGACGCCGCCGCTCATCGCGCTGCGATCGCCGGCGGCGGCGTGACCGCGGCTTTTTTGGGCACGGGCCCGGATATTTTTTATCCGCAGAGCAACCGTGCGCTTCAGAACCGGGATATCCCCCAAAGCGGCTTGGTCTGCTCGGAATACCCTTGGGGAACCGGGCCCCAGCGTGGGCACTTTCCGCGCCGCAACAGGCTGATTGCCGGGTGCTCTTCGGTTGTGGTGGTGATCGAAGGCGACGAGGATTCCGGAGCCTTGATTACCGCGCGCTGGGCCGCGGTGATGGGCAAGGATGTGTTCGCCGTCCCTGGAAGCATTTTTTCGCGCATGAGCCGCGGTCCCAACCGGCTGATTAAGGAAGGAGCCGTCCCATTGACTGATTTCGAGAATTTGATTAACGAAGCGTCCGGGCTTGAGGCTGCCGTGGTCTTGAGATCGCCGGCGCAATCGTCCTCGGAGGCTCCCCGTGCCGCCAGGCTAACGGCGGCGGCATCCGCGCTGCTCGGCCAATTGCGCCCGGATGGGACCGGTTTGGATGTTTTATTGGCGGGGACCGGCCTGGCCATCGAAGAAGCCATGCCTGCTTTGCTTGAGTTGGAGATGAAGGGCTTGGTGCGTTCGGGCCCCGGCGGGTATGTGCCCGTCGATGACGGGAGGGCCCGTGGCTAA
- the topA gene encoding type I DNA topoisomerase, producing the protein MAKTLLIVESPTKEKKIGSFLGKDFVVKSCMGHVRDLPQKELGVDEKDFTPRYEIIEKKAKSLAALKSLAKDVSRVILATDYDREGEAIAWHLVEILKPPKTKVARVVFHEITKEAIHEALKSPRSLDMDLISAQQARRVLDRLVGYKLSPLLWKKVRRGLSAGRVQSVAVRLITERELEIKAFGAEDYWTIHALFEKGGQAFSAELIEYENRDIWVVETHQLFAQTYRIQKTSFKSAQQAKSAVESLAGRPFEVEKAEGAERRRSAAPPFITSTMTQAASQALSFSAQRTMQVAQGLYENGFITYMRTDSVHVAEAAQVQARAYVKKLYGAQFLPAAAPIYKTKVKGAQEAHEAIRPTSVERTPETLTDKLDQGQAALYDLIWRRFLASQMTDALYHVMTVDIRAAGSGPSALFRATGRRLVFEGFLKLYRDAMESEEEGALLPEVKAKETLSLAKDPKAIDAKAHQTSPPPRYNEASLIRALEEHGIGRPSTYAPIIGTILERRYVYLQERRFYPTETGALVSELLKKHFPEVVDLSFTAQMEGDLDHVAEGKRVWRDVVKAFYTPFAKDLSKAEAKMERVKIEPKDSGKKCALCGSRMLIKESRFGQYLACENNPKTCTGKLALDAQGVPIVPEATEEKCPKCAKPMLKKRGFRGRFYLACQDYPKCKTSFSLDKQGNKIIRPPAEPTDFKCDRCQNQLLKRWGPRGPFLACSKFPKCRFTKSLPKEEGGQGEKVEKTK; encoded by the coding sequence GTGGCTAAGACTTTGCTCATCGTCGAGTCGCCCACGAAGGAAAAGAAAATCGGTTCGTTTTTGGGCAAGGATTTTGTCGTTAAAAGCTGCATGGGACATGTCCGCGACTTGCCCCAAAAAGAACTAGGCGTCGATGAAAAGGATTTCACGCCGCGCTATGAAATCATTGAGAAAAAGGCGAAGTCGCTGGCCGCGTTAAAATCGTTGGCCAAGGACGTGAGCCGGGTGATTCTGGCGACCGACTATGACCGCGAAGGAGAAGCGATCGCCTGGCATTTGGTGGAAATTTTAAAGCCACCGAAAACAAAAGTCGCCCGCGTGGTTTTTCATGAAATCACCAAAGAAGCGATCCATGAGGCGTTGAAATCCCCGCGCAGCCTGGACATGGATTTAATTTCGGCCCAACAGGCCCGGCGCGTGCTGGATCGGCTTGTGGGCTACAAGCTCTCCCCCTTGCTATGGAAGAAGGTGCGCCGGGGTCTTTCCGCCGGGCGCGTGCAATCCGTGGCCGTGCGCTTGATCACGGAGCGGGAGCTGGAAATCAAGGCGTTCGGAGCCGAGGATTATTGGACCATCCACGCGCTTTTTGAAAAAGGCGGACAAGCATTTTCGGCCGAGCTGATCGAATATGAAAACCGCGATATTTGGGTTGTTGAAACGCATCAATTGTTCGCCCAGACCTACCGGATTCAAAAAACGTCGTTCAAATCGGCCCAGCAGGCTAAATCCGCCGTCGAATCGTTGGCTGGGCGGCCCTTTGAAGTGGAGAAGGCCGAGGGCGCGGAGCGCCGGCGCTCCGCGGCGCCTCCTTTTATTACCTCCACCATGACCCAGGCCGCTTCCCAGGCCCTGAGTTTTTCCGCTCAGCGGACCATGCAGGTGGCCCAAGGGCTTTACGAGAACGGCTTTATCACCTATATGCGCACGGATTCCGTTCATGTGGCCGAGGCGGCGCAGGTCCAGGCCCGCGCTTATGTCAAGAAGCTTTACGGCGCTCAATTTTTGCCTGCGGCGGCGCCCATTTACAAAACCAAGGTCAAGGGCGCCCAGGAAGCCCATGAGGCCATCCGTCCGACATCCGTCGAACGCACGCCCGAGACGTTGACCGATAAGCTTGATCAGGGTCAAGCCGCGCTTTATGATTTGATTTGGCGGCGGTTTTTGGCCAGCCAAATGACCGACGCCCTTTATCATGTCATGACCGTCGATATTCGCGCCGCCGGATCCGGGCCCTCCGCCCTGTTTCGCGCCACCGGCCGCCGCTTGGTGTTCGAAGGGTTCCTCAAACTTTACCGCGACGCCATGGAGTCCGAAGAAGAGGGGGCGTTGCTGCCGGAGGTCAAAGCAAAAGAAACGCTTTCTTTGGCCAAGGACCCCAAGGCCATCGACGCCAAGGCGCATCAGACATCGCCGCCGCCGCGCTACAACGAAGCGAGCTTGATCCGGGCTTTGGAAGAACACGGCATCGGACGTCCATCGACGTACGCGCCGATTATTGGGACCATCCTTGAGCGCCGTTACGTTTATTTGCAGGAGCGGCGGTTCTATCCGACGGAGACAGGGGCGTTGGTCAGCGAGCTGCTGAAGAAACATTTTCCGGAAGTCGTGGATTTGTCGTTTACCGCCCAGATGGAGGGGGACCTTGACCATGTGGCCGAGGGCAAGCGCGTTTGGCGCGATGTGGTCAAGGCGTTCTACACGCCCTTCGCCAAAGACCTGTCCAAAGCCGAGGCTAAAATGGAGCGGGTTAAAATCGAGCCCAAGGATTCGGGCAAAAAATGCGCTTTGTGCGGCAGCCGCATGCTGATCAAGGAGAGCCGTTTCGGCCAATATCTGGCCTGCGAAAATAACCCCAAGACATGCACCGGCAAATTGGCGTTGGACGCCCAGGGCGTGCCCATCGTCCCCGAGGCAACCGAGGAAAAATGCCCCAAATGCGCCAAGCCCATGCTTAAGAAACGCGGTTTTCGCGGACGGTTTTACCTGGCGTGCCAGGATTACCCCAAGTGCAAGACCTCCTTTTCCCTCGACAAGCAGGGCAATAAAATCATCAGGCCTCCGGCTGAACCCACCGATTTTAAATGCGATCGCTGCCAAAATCAGCTCTTGAAGCGCTGGGGCCCCCGCGGGCCGTTTTTAGCCTGTTCGAAATTTCCCAAGTGCCGGTTCACCAAATCGCTCCCCAAGGAAGAGGGCGGCCAGGGTGAAAAAGTTGAAAAGACAAAGTAA